The following are encoded in a window of Chitinophagaceae bacterium genomic DNA:
- a CDS encoding DUF2723 domain-containing protein: MSFKRINNITGWIICIIACSVYIMTMEATGSLWDCGEFASSAYKLQIPHPPGAPLFVLIGRLFMAPFGPDTAATGINLMSALASGFTILFLFWTITHFARKLVTKGGAELTTEKIYGIMAAGIVGSLAYTFSDSFWYSAVEGEVYALSSFFTALVFWAMVKWEQNVDEEMKEGIKGHFTKADRWIILIFYLMGLSIGVHLLNLLTIPAIVVIYFYKRYEKITKWRTFWAFVIGCIITGLVQKAVVVWTIKGAGNFDIFFVNSLGMPFFSGFAFFFIFIAALVYAGLKIAAKQNWNFLKLGLWSFVFMLLGYSTYFTTLVRSNADPSVDMFNVDNPVNLVGYLSREQYGDWPILYGQDFTAQPIDNKVTETYVKSNGKYEKNGRKVEYVYAPEDMHLFPRMWDQSNDQGHADYYAGWMGIGKDQQGNWERAPTVGENLKFATAYQVGWMYMRYFMWNFAGKQNDIQGVNMANVRDGNWKSGIGFLDNLRLGNQDMLPDTLKHNKANNKLYFLPLILGILGLIYQVMRDKRDSLVTGLLFLFTGLAIVFYLNQAGNQPRERDYAYVGSFYAFAIWIGLGVLYVKELFSKFIKNSMMTNVVAGGLCLLAVPVLMASQEWDDHDRSKKTLARDLAIDYLESCAPNAILISFGDNDTYPLWYAQEVQGIRQDVRVINSSLLGTDWYINQLRYKVNKSDPIDPIWTAAQIEGANRAIVNSVESLYGNNTAFINKYRARAGITTDPSAPMDLYSVMKDFAGSDNPSKMEQGRDGSMLNIFPTKNVFIPVDVNLVRQNGTVNPDDSVVSQVQFQITKNVIFKNDAAILNIIAANQWKRPIYFTSQDGGGLGFQNYIRQDGLSYRLVPVANSEVNDSWVYDKMMTKFAAGNADKPGVYFDEENRRHLNTIRMAYASAAIDLAIKNKKEEARKMLNKVDKMMLEENFPYGLASRNQQHNYVSHLLLQAAYEAGDTVLASKITRSLKKDLDQQIKYYASLNDDQLGVFEYGDQTGRRGGDKVSAEQLLVRIMQFEDQYKLRSAMPAEAPGQITTQPVVPAKPDSPKK, encoded by the coding sequence ATGAGCTTTAAACGCATCAACAACATTACCGGGTGGATCATTTGCATCATTGCCTGTTCCGTTTATATCATGACCATGGAAGCTACCGGCAGTTTATGGGATTGCGGGGAGTTTGCTTCCAGCGCTTATAAACTGCAGATACCCCACCCGCCGGGCGCCCCCCTGTTTGTACTGATCGGCCGTTTGTTCATGGCCCCGTTCGGGCCCGATACCGCCGCCACCGGCATCAACCTGATGAGTGCCCTGGCAAGCGGATTCACCATATTATTCCTTTTCTGGACCATCACCCATTTTGCCCGCAAACTGGTCACAAAAGGCGGTGCTGAATTAACCACAGAAAAGATCTACGGGATCATGGCCGCCGGCATCGTAGGCTCATTGGCCTATACTTTTTCCGATTCATTCTGGTACAGCGCCGTGGAAGGTGAAGTATATGCCCTGTCCTCTTTTTTTACCGCCCTCGTTTTCTGGGCCATGGTTAAATGGGAGCAGAATGTAGATGAAGAAATGAAAGAAGGCATCAAAGGCCATTTCACCAAGGCCGACCGCTGGATCATACTCATCTTCTACCTGATGGGATTGTCGATCGGCGTTCACCTGCTGAACCTGCTTACCATTCCTGCCATCGTTGTGATCTATTTTTATAAGCGCTACGAAAAAATAACCAAATGGAGGACCTTCTGGGCCTTTGTCATCGGTTGCATCATCACCGGCCTTGTACAAAAAGCAGTTGTTGTTTGGACCATCAAAGGCGCAGGTAACTTCGACATCTTCTTTGTGAACAGCCTGGGCATGCCCTTCTTCTCCGGCTTTGCTTTCTTCTTTATTTTCATTGCCGCATTGGTTTATGCAGGCCTGAAGATCGCCGCAAAGCAGAACTGGAATTTTTTAAAGCTGGGTCTCTGGAGTTTTGTTTTCATGCTGCTGGGGTACTCCACTTATTTCACCACCCTGGTACGTTCCAATGCCGACCCTTCCGTGGATATGTTCAATGTAGACAATCCCGTGAACCTGGTTGGTTATCTAAGCCGTGAACAATATGGCGACTGGCCTATCCTGTACGGACAGGATTTTACCGCCCAGCCCATCGATAATAAAGTGACCGAGACCTATGTGAAGAGCAACGGTAAGTATGAAAAGAACGGAAGAAAAGTGGAATACGTTTACGCACCCGAAGATATGCACCTGTTCCCCCGTATGTGGGACCAGAGCAACGACCAGGGCCATGCCGATTATTATGCCGGATGGATGGGCATCGGAAAAGACCAGCAGGGTAACTGGGAAAGGGCCCCAACCGTGGGTGAGAACCTGAAATTTGCCACGGCTTACCAGGTGGGATGGATGTACATGCGCTACTTCATGTGGAATTTTGCCGGCAAGCAGAATGACATACAGGGAGTGAACATGGCCAATGTGCGTGACGGCAACTGGAAAAGCGGCATCGGTTTCCTGGATAACCTGAGATTAGGCAACCAGGATATGTTGCCCGATACGCTGAAGCACAACAAAGCAAATAACAAACTATATTTCCTGCCGCTTATTTTAGGCATCCTCGGACTTATTTACCAGGTGATGAGGGACAAACGGGATTCGCTGGTTACAGGATTGCTGTTCTTATTTACCGGTCTTGCTATTGTTTTTTACCTGAACCAGGCCGGCAACCAGCCACGTGAACGTGACTATGCCTACGTAGGTTCCTTCTATGCATTTGCCATATGGATCGGGCTGGGAGTTTTATATGTGAAAGAACTTTTCTCAAAGTTCATTAAGAATAGTATGATGACCAATGTGGTTGCCGGTGGTTTGTGCTTGCTGGCAGTGCCTGTGTTAATGGCCAGCCAGGAATGGGACGACCATGACCGCAGTAAAAAAACGCTCGCAAGGGACCTGGCCATCGATTACCTGGAGAGTTGTGCGCCCAATGCCATCCTCATCTCTTTCGGCGACAACGATACTTACCCGCTCTGGTATGCACAGGAAGTGCAGGGTATCCGCCAGGATGTGCGGGTGATCAACTCCAGTTTGTTGGGCACCGACTGGTACATCAACCAGCTTCGTTATAAAGTAAATAAAAGCGACCCCATAGATCCCATCTGGACGGCCGCACAGATAGAAGGAGCCAACAGGGCTATCGTGAATTCGGTTGAATCACTGTATGGCAACAACACGGCGTTCATTAATAAATACAGGGCACGTGCCGGCATCACCACCGATCCTTCTGCACCCATGGACCTCTACTCGGTAATGAAAGATTTTGCCGGTAGCGACAACCCCAGTAAAATGGAACAGGGAAGGGACGGCAGCATGCTGAATATCTTCCCGACCAAGAATGTATTCATCCCGGTTGATGTTAACCTCGTGCGCCAGAACGGGACCGTTAATCCGGACGACAGCGTGGTTTCGCAGGTTCAGTTCCAGATAACCAAGAATGTGATATTCAAGAATGATGCAGCCATACTCAATATCATTGCTGCCAATCAATGGAAACGACCCATCTACTTCACATCACAGGATGGTGGCGGGCTCGGCTTCCAGAATTACATCCGCCAGGATGGATTAAGTTACCGCCTGGTGCCTGTGGCAAACAGCGAGGTGAATGACTCCTGGGTATATGATAAGATGATGACAAAATTTGCGGCAGGCAATGCCGACAAACCCGGTGTATATTTTGATGAGGAGAACCGTCGTCACCTGAACACCATCCGCATGGCCTATGCATCGGCAGCCATTGACCTGGCCATTAAAAATAAAAAAGAAGAAGCCAGGAAAATGCTGAACAAAGTGGATAAAATGATGCTGGAGGAGAACTTCCCGTATGGACTGGCTTCCCGTAACCAGCAGCACAACTATGTTTCGCACCTCCTGCTGCAGGCTGCCTATGAGGCGGGTGATACCGTACTGGCAAGTAAAATAACCAGGAGTTTGAAGAAAGACCTGGACCAGCAGATCAAATATTATGCATCTCTCAATGATGACCAGCTGGGCGTATTTGAATACGGTGACCAGACCGGCAGAAGAGGCGGCGATAAGGTTTCTGCAGAACAGCTACTGGTGCGTATCATGCAGTTTGAAGACCAGTATAAACTGAGATCGGCCATGCCGGCGGAAGCACCCGGGCAGATAACCACACAACCGGTGGTGCCGGCAAAACCGGATTCACCGAAAAAGTGA
- a CDS encoding GxxExxY protein, whose product MYILTDVEEFLCKEIVDCAYKVHSQLGPGLLEKIYEACFCHELKKKEIPYKRQVKLPIKYDGLEFDEGLKMDVLVDDLIICEFKAVEIINPLWQAQIISHLTLTKLHVGFILNFNVPVIKNGIRRYCVE is encoded by the coding sequence GTGTATATTTTAACTGATGTGGAAGAATTTCTTTGCAAAGAGATAGTTGATTGTGCATATAAAGTACATAGCCAATTAGGGCCAGGACTACTGGAGAAAATTTATGAAGCCTGCTTTTGTCATGAATTAAAGAAGAAAGAAATTCCTTATAAGCGCCAGGTCAAATTGCCCATAAAATATGATGGGCTTGAATTTGATGAAGGATTAAAAATGGATGTGCTGGTTGATGATCTTATTATTTGTGAATTTAAAGCCGTTGAGATCATAAATCCTCTTTGGCAGGCGCAAATAATCAGTCATCTGACCTTAACAAAATTACATGTAGGTTTCATTTTAAATTTTAATGTCCCTGTAATAAAAAACGGGATCAGAAGATATTGTGTTGAATAA
- a CDS encoding magnesium chelatase: MNKKIKTLGELKKSGYISKSIKQEIRDNLIKKIQAKEDPFPGILGYEDSVVPDTERALLSQHNILFLGLRGQAKTRMARQMTELLDEYIPVVEGSEINDDPLHPVSRYAVDLIEEKGDATPITWLHRSERYGEKLATPDVSVADLIGDIDPIKAANLKLSFADERVLHYGIIPRSNRCIFVINELPDLQARIQVSLFNILEEGDLQIRGFKLRLPLDVLFVFTANPEDYTNRGSIVTPLKDRIESQILTHYPRSLETALAITGQEAAINDAQKQKVNVSDLVKRLIEQVAFEARGSELVDKKSGVSARLSISAYENAISAAERRALINNEKETQVWISDLIGIIPSITGKIELVYEGEQEGPYQVAFNLLERSIRTQFGLYFPNPDTLKKKRGKEAVPDDNPYRSITRWFDAGNTLNTFFETTDEDKVQLLYKVDGLHALVKKYFKGANDKENALLMEFVLHGLAAHSLISKKVLEGKIEFKDLMGSMLNIGTQHFSEDDLNEDDFN, translated from the coding sequence ATGAATAAAAAAATCAAAACACTCGGCGAATTAAAAAAGAGCGGCTATATTTCCAAAAGCATCAAGCAGGAGATCCGGGACAACCTCATCAAAAAGATACAGGCAAAGGAAGATCCTTTCCCCGGCATATTGGGTTATGAAGATTCGGTGGTGCCGGATACAGAAAGGGCTTTGTTATCGCAGCATAATATCCTGTTCCTCGGCTTGCGTGGACAGGCAAAGACGAGGATGGCCCGGCAGATGACCGAACTGCTGGATGAATACATTCCCGTTGTTGAAGGAAGTGAGATCAACGACGATCCGCTGCACCCGGTTTCCAGGTATGCGGTTGACCTTATTGAAGAGAAAGGAGATGCCACTCCCATTACGTGGCTGCACCGAAGCGAACGCTACGGAGAAAAATTAGCTACACCCGATGTAAGTGTTGCGGATCTCATCGGCGATATTGATCCCATCAAAGCTGCCAACCTCAAATTAAGTTTTGCCGATGAACGGGTATTGCATTACGGCATCATTCCCCGGAGCAACCGGTGCATCTTTGTCATCAACGAACTGCCCGACCTCCAGGCAAGGATACAGGTATCGCTGTTCAATATCCTGGAAGAAGGCGACCTGCAGATCCGTGGATTCAAATTAAGACTGCCGCTGGATGTATTGTTTGTATTCACGGCCAACCCCGAGGATTATACCAACCGGGGAAGCATTGTAACGCCGCTGAAAGACAGGATCGAAAGCCAGATACTTACCCACTATCCAAGATCACTGGAAACCGCATTGGCGATCACCGGACAGGAAGCAGCCATCAACGATGCCCAGAAACAAAAAGTAAATGTGAGCGACCTGGTAAAACGCCTGATCGAACAGGTTGCTTTTGAAGCAAGGGGCAGTGAACTGGTGGATAAGAAAAGCGGGGTGAGTGCCCGGCTCAGCATCAGCGCTTATGAGAATGCCATCAGTGCCGCAGAAAGAAGGGCCCTCATCAACAATGAAAAAGAAACGCAGGTATGGATCAGTGATCTCATCGGTATCATCCCTTCCATCACGGGAAAAATAGAACTGGTGTATGAAGGCGAACAGGAAGGCCCTTACCAGGTTGCCTTCAACCTGCTGGAACGCTCCATCCGCACTCAATTCGGCCTTTACTTTCCCAACCCCGATACGCTGAAAAAGAAAAGAGGCAAAGAAGCGGTACCGGATGATAATCCATACCGGTCCATCACCCGCTGGTTTGATGCCGGCAATACATTGAATACTTTCTTTGAAACAACCGATGAAGACAAAGTACAGTTATTGTATAAAGTAGATGGCCTGCATGCCCTGGTGAAAAAATATTTCAAAGGGGCGAATGACAAGGAGAATGCCCTGCTGATGGAGTTTGTGCTGCATGGCCTGGCCGCTCATTCACTGATCAGTAAAAAAGTACTGGAAGGGAAGATCGAGTTCAAAGACCTGATGGGAAGTATGCTCAACATCGGTACACAGCATTTCAGCGAAGATGATCTCAACGAGGACGATTTTAATTAG